From the genome of Perca fluviatilis chromosome 1, GENO_Pfluv_1.0, whole genome shotgun sequence, one region includes:
- the LOC120561459 gene encoding suppressor of cytokine signaling 1-like — translation MVRDNHDRTVVQGQKQSCAAETQNQSQPAEEPAGPERAQSPESQAPTERQRDLLHWKELSVEEEAETWCQPVTGADAASLPTHLRPFSSAAEYKLVKQTYQRLQHSGYYWGSMTMEEAHEILSRAPLGTFLIRDSGQPDVFFTLSYQSDDGPTSVRVQLNNLLFSLYGSHRTFASLFALLTYYTSSSCKLTVPYRKQRPERLKQMCRRALMGSYGAENISTLPGLSTQVKDYVNAYPCCI, via the exons ATGGTCAGAGACAATCACGATAGAACAGTAGTACAAGGCCAAAAGCAGAGCTGCGCAGCTGAGACACAGAACCAAAGTCAACCCGCTGAAGAACCCGCAGGACCAGAACGAGCCCAGAGCCCAGAGAGCCAAGCGCCGACAGAGAGGCAACGAGATTTACTGCACTGGAAAGAACTCAGCGTCGAGGAAGAAGCTGAAACCTGGTGCCAG CCAGTCACTGGAGCTGATGCTGCGAGCTTGCCCACACACCTCCGTCCATTCAGCAGCGCAGCAGAGTACAAACTAGTGAAACAGACTTACCAGCGGCTCCAACACAGTGGTTACTACTGGGGATCCATGACCATGGAGGAGGCACACGAAATACTCTCACGGGCACCCCTGGGTACCTTCCTCATCAG AGACAGCGGCCAGCCGGATGTTTTCTTCACTCTGAGTTACCAAAGCGATGACGGCCCGACTAGTGTTCGTGTCCAGCTGAACAACCTGCTCTTCAGTCTGTACGGCAGCCACAGGACTTTTGCTTCACTCTTTGCTCTGCTCACTTATTACACCAGCTCATCCTGTAAGCTGACAGTGCCCTATCGCAAGCAGCGTCCGGAGCGCCTGAAGCAGATGTGCAGGAGGGCTCTCATGGGCTCTTATGGAGCAGAAAATATAAGCACCTTACCTGGACTCAGCACTCAAGTTAAAGACTATGTTAATGCGTACCCTTGTTGTATATAG